A section of the Clostridium omnivorum genome encodes:
- the uvrB gene encoding excinuclease ABC subunit UvrB, producing the protein MGEFKIHSKFKPTGDQPQAIDKLVESINKGDKFQTLLGVTGSGKTFTMANVIERVQKPTLILAHNKTLAAQLCSEFREFFPENSVEYFVSYYDYYQPEAYVAQTDTFIEKDASINDEIDKLRHSATSALFERRDVIIVASVSCIYGLGNPEEYKNLTISLREGMVKDRDEVIKKLVEIQYERNEINFVRGTFRVRGDVIDIFPASSTSKAIRVEFFGDEIDRIREFDSLTGEIINSLKHVSIFPASHFATSRDRLEVAIKQIELELEDRLKELTAQDKLLEAQRLKQRTNFDIEMIREVGYCSGIENYSRVLDGRAPNTPPKTLLDYFPDDFMIFIDESHVTLPQVRAMYGGDRSRKESLIEYGFRLPCAFDNRPLKFSEFEQKMNQVLFVSATPAAYELEHSKVVAEQIIRPTGLLDPEIVIKPVKGQIDDLYARINETIDRGFRVLVTTLTKKMAEDLTKYFKEMNVKINYMHSDIDTLERTKIIRDLRKGEFDVLVGINLLREGLDIPEVAMVAILDADKEGFLRSETSLIQTIGRAARNSESKVIMYADNITRSMEAAISETNRRRKLQMEYNEKMGIVPKTIMKEIRELIEISTVAEENAEYNSLEEAVQGNNENIDKLIEKYESEMKLAAKDLQFERAAQLRDIIFKLKKQKTK; encoded by the coding sequence ATGGGCGAATTTAAGATACATTCAAAATTTAAACCTACGGGAGACCAACCACAAGCCATCGACAAATTGGTTGAGTCTATAAATAAAGGAGATAAATTTCAGACACTTTTAGGGGTAACAGGTTCAGGAAAGACCTTCACTATGGCTAATGTTATTGAGAGAGTTCAAAAGCCAACTTTAATACTTGCGCATAATAAAACCTTGGCTGCGCAGCTTTGTTCCGAATTTAGAGAGTTCTTTCCTGAAAATAGTGTGGAATATTTTGTATCTTACTATGATTACTATCAACCTGAGGCATATGTTGCTCAGACTGATACCTTTATAGAAAAAGATGCATCTATAAATGATGAGATAGATAAGCTTAGACACTCTGCTACATCTGCGCTATTTGAGAGAAGGGATGTTATAATTGTTGCTTCAGTATCCTGCATATATGGTCTAGGTAACCCAGAAGAATATAAAAACCTTACTATATCTTTAAGAGAAGGTATGGTTAAAGACAGGGACGAAGTGATAAAAAAACTAGTTGAAATTCAGTATGAGAGAAATGAAATCAATTTTGTGAGAGGAACCTTTAGAGTTAGAGGGGATGTAATAGATATTTTTCCGGCATCATCAACAAGTAAGGCTATTAGAGTAGAATTCTTTGGTGATGAAATAGATAGGATAAGGGAATTTGATTCATTAACTGGAGAAATAATTAATTCACTAAAGCATGTATCTATATTCCCAGCTTCCCACTTTGCTACCTCAAGGGATAGGCTGGAAGTTGCAATAAAGCAAATAGAACTTGAGCTTGAAGACAGACTTAAGGAGCTTACTGCTCAAGATAAGCTTCTGGAAGCTCAGAGGTTAAAGCAGAGAACAAACTTTGACATAGAAATGATAAGAGAAGTTGGATATTGCAGCGGCATAGAAAACTACTCAAGAGTACTTGATGGCAGAGCACCAAATACTCCACCTAAGACTTTACTTGATTACTTTCCAGATGATTTTATGATCTTTATTGATGAAAGCCATGTTACACTGCCTCAAGTAAGAGCAATGTATGGCGGCGATAGATCAAGAAAAGAAAGCTTAATAGAGTATGGTTTTAGACTACCTTGTGCATTTGATAACAGACCTCTAAAGTTTTCAGAGTTTGAACAAAAGATGAACCAGGTTTTATTTGTAAGTGCTACACCTGCAGCTTATGAATTAGAGCATTCTAAAGTTGTAGCGGAACAGATTATAAGGCCTACAGGGCTGCTGGACCCGGAAATAGTAATTAAGCCTGTAAAGGGACAGATTGATGACCTTTATGCTAGAATAAATGAAACTATAGATAGAGGGTTTAGAGTGCTTGTTACTACACTAACCAAGAAAATGGCTGAGGATCTAACAAAGTATTTTAAAGAGATGAATGTAAAGATCAACTATATGCACTCAGACATTGACACCCTTGAGAGAACTAAGATTATAAGAGATCTTAGGAAGGGTGAATTTGATGTGCTTGTTGGTATAAACCTTTTAAGAGAAGGCTTAGATATTCCAGAAGTAGCAATGGTGGCCATTCTAGATGCGGATAAAGAGGGCTTTTTAAGATCAGAGACCTCACTTATTCAGACCATTGGTAGAGCTGCAAGAAACTCCGAGAGTAAAGTTATAATGTATGCTGATAATATTACAAGGTCTATGGAGGCTGCTATTAGTGAGACTAATAGAAGAAGAAAGCTGCAGATGGAATATAATGAAAAAATGGGTATTGTACCTAAGACTATTATGAAGGAAATAAGAGAACTAATTGAAATATCTACAGTTGCAGAAGAAAATGCAGAATATAACAGTCTAGAAGAAGCAGTTCAAGGTAATAATGAAAATATTGATAAACTCATAGAAAAATACGAGAGTGAAATGAAGCTGGCAGCAAAAGATCTTCAATTTGAAAGAGCAGCACAGCTTAGAGATATAATCTTCAAGCTTAAAAAGCAGAAGACAAAGTAG
- a CDS encoding S41 family peptidase, with the protein MTSKKKWIIGTVAALIITNGLTFYASSKLSFVLPNGKAIGGEQYSDISKFEKMFMVRNQLYKYYDGKIDDNALVEGAIKGMTSALQDPYTVFMNKKEFDSFNTQTEGTYTGLGLQVGVKDNKIVVIAPFEDSPAKKAGILAGDVIDKVNGVDVTGQDLEKAVGMMKGEKGTSVSLTLTRDGKGDFDVKVNREQIEMVTVTGEMLQNNIGYIRISMFDENTAKNFNKKLKELQGKGMKGLVLDLRGNPGGLLNECVDVVSNFIPKGKTIVSTIDKYKNEKKYDSKGGAAINLPLVVLTDEGTASASEIVSGAVRDYKLGTLIGKKTFGKGVVQTILDTGNGTALKVTISKYYTPNGENIHGTGIKPDIEVELPKSVAEKYDRSLDPQFNKAIEVIKDKMK; encoded by the coding sequence ATGACAAGCAAGAAGAAGTGGATAATTGGAACAGTTGCAGCACTAATAATTACAAATGGGCTAACTTTTTATGCTAGCAGTAAGCTTTCTTTCGTACTTCCAAACGGAAAAGCTATAGGTGGGGAGCAATATAGTGATATTTCTAAATTTGAAAAGATGTTTATGGTTAGAAATCAGCTATACAAATATTATGATGGAAAAATAGATGACAATGCACTTGTTGAAGGAGCAATAAAGGGAATGACCAGTGCTCTCCAAGATCCGTATACAGTGTTTATGAATAAAAAAGAGTTTGACTCTTTTAACACTCAAACTGAAGGTACATATACAGGACTAGGATTACAGGTTGGAGTAAAGGACAATAAGATAGTTGTAATAGCTCCTTTTGAAGATTCACCTGCTAAAAAAGCTGGAATTCTTGCTGGAGACGTAATCGACAAGGTAAATGGAGTAGATGTTACAGGACAGGATTTAGAAAAGGCAGTGGGCATGATGAAGGGAGAAAAGGGTACTTCAGTTAGCTTGACCTTGACTAGAGATGGAAAAGGCGATTTTGATGTAAAGGTTAATAGAGAACAGATCGAAATGGTAACTGTAACAGGTGAAATGCTCCAAAATAATATAGGATATATAAGAATATCCATGTTTGATGAAAATACAGCTAAAAACTTTAATAAAAAGCTTAAAGAACTTCAAGGTAAAGGTATGAAGGGATTAGTGCTTGATTTAAGGGGAAACCCAGGTGGACTTCTTAATGAATGTGTAGATGTAGTATCTAATTTCATTCCTAAGGGAAAAACAATAGTATCAACAATTGATAAATATAAGAATGAGAAAAAGTATGATTCTAAAGGTGGAGCGGCTATAAATCTTCCTTTAGTGGTACTTACAGATGAAGGTACTGCTAGTGCTTCAGAAATAGTATCAGGTGCAGTAAGGGATTATAAGTTAGGTACACTAATAGGAAAGAAAACTTTTGGTAAGGGTGTAGTTCAAACTATCCTAGACACTGGAAATGGAACAGCTCTTAAAGTTACAATATCAAAGTATTATACACCAAATGGAGAGAACATTCACGGTACAGGAATAAAGCCGGATATAGAAGTAGAATTACCTAAGAGCGTTGCTGAAAAGTACGATAGAAGCTTAGATCCTCAATTTAATAAAGCAATAGAAGTAATAAAAGATAAAATGAAATAG
- a CDS encoding FHA domain-containing protein — MDFSRLTVIFRFIIIGIVYIIILFALRIMYKDIKNGGRKKVTRKKAFGLEVLDPGRNSILKKGSVLPINREVTIGRKENNVLVMDDQFVSGHHARVFIKNTDYMLEDLGSTNGTLLNGERIDGKIILKVGDEIEIGSAAFKVIG, encoded by the coding sequence GTGGATTTCAGCAGACTTACAGTGATTTTTAGATTTATAATAATAGGGATAGTATATATAATAATATTATTTGCTCTAAGGATTATGTATAAGGACATAAAAAATGGAGGAAGAAAAAAGGTTACAAGGAAAAAAGCTTTTGGACTCGAGGTTTTAGATCCAGGGCGTAACTCTATACTAAAAAAAGGTTCTGTGCTTCCAATAAACAGAGAAGTGACTATAGGAAGAAAAGAGAATAATGTGCTTGTGATGGATGATCAATTTGTATCTGGTCATCATGCAAGAGTATTTATTAAGAATACGGATTATATGCTTGAGGATTTGGGAAGTACTAACGGAACCTTATTAAACGGTGAAAGAATTGATGGTAAAATCATATTAAAGGTTGGGGATGAAATCGAAATAGGAAGCGCAGCCTTTAAAGTAATAGGATAG
- a CDS encoding FtsW/RodA/SpoVE family cell cycle protein, giving the protein MDSVRDERKLLRYTYLLCLVCFGNLALLKQPFDKGALVFAAIICVLIGYSHFVIRRFYPDGDKYIFIFASILSVIGIMTLYRLEPSTAVKQLIWFALGVAAYIIIVVMLPDLKKYEKYKYFYLVMTIIFMGMALAIGSARYGSKNWVFIGSFSFQPSEMGKLFLTAYLASALKDYEDFKDLIEPAIVVMVCLGFVVLQKDLGTALIIFALSITILYISTSKFKYVLTALVLFIIGAFLSYKLFGHVRLRVMIWKNPWPYATDQSYQIVQSLIAIAWGGMFGTGLGYGFPKYIPVNISDFIFTVICEELGIVMGLGIIIIYFLLFYRCMRASIYVEDKFSRLLAVGYSAIIASQALVILGGVVNLIPLTGITLPLVSYGGTSMLITFASLGIIQKISEA; this is encoded by the coding sequence GTGGATAGCGTAAGAGATGAGAGGAAGCTTCTAAGGTACACATATCTATTATGTCTAGTATGTTTTGGAAACTTGGCTCTTCTAAAGCAGCCCTTTGATAAAGGGGCCTTAGTTTTTGCAGCAATAATCTGTGTATTAATAGGTTATTCTCACTTTGTAATAAGAAGATTTTATCCTGATGGGGATAAATACATATTTATTTTTGCAAGTATACTTTCTGTAATTGGAATTATGACACTATATAGATTGGAGCCTTCTACAGCTGTAAAGCAGCTTATTTGGTTTGCACTAGGTGTTGCAGCTTATATAATTATTGTTGTCATGCTTCCAGATTTAAAAAAGTATGAAAAATATAAATACTTTTATTTAGTTATGACCATAATTTTTATGGGAATGGCATTAGCTATAGGTAGTGCAAGATATGGATCTAAGAACTGGGTTTTTATTGGAAGCTTTAGCTTTCAACCTTCTGAAATGGGAAAACTCTTTCTTACTGCATATTTAGCTTCTGCACTTAAAGATTATGAGGATTTTAAGGATTTAATTGAACCTGCTATAGTAGTTATGGTATGCCTAGGTTTTGTAGTACTTCAAAAGGACCTTGGTACAGCGCTAATAATATTTGCACTTTCTATTACTATTCTTTATATATCTACCTCAAAGTTTAAATATGTACTTACTGCTTTAGTGCTCTTTATAATAGGTGCATTTTTAAGCTATAAGCTGTTCGGTCATGTAAGGCTAAGAGTTATGATATGGAAGAATCCTTGGCCTTATGCTACTGATCAAAGTTATCAAATTGTTCAGTCGTTAATTGCTATTGCATGGGGAGGAATGTTTGGAACTGGCTTAGGCTATGGATTTCCCAAATATATTCCGGTAAATATATCTGACTTTATTTTCACAGTTATATGCGAAGAACTGGGAATAGTAATGGGTTTAGGTATAATAATCATATACTTCTTGCTTTTTTACAGATGTATGAGAGCTTCTATATATGTAGAGGATAAATTCTCAAGGCTTTTAGCAGTTGGCTATAGCGCAATTATAGCTTCACAGGCACTGGTTATCCTCGGCGGTGTTGTTAATCTTATTCCGTTAACAGGAATTACTTTACCTCTCGTAAGCTATGGAGGGACCTCTATGTTAATTACCTTTGCTTCTTTAGGTATAATTCAAAAGATATCTGAGGCTTAG
- a CDS encoding PDZ domain-containing protein, with translation MDILIYTLRSVAYAITDPELVLILIILAFILHSQNRKTVTMQKMIIGEGMNSPLELTVSQIVIGIFAGAIGSIILSYLGVAFSENSAIYLIFLISIFFMLWNPKFICFAYSGALLGAISLILDIIAKSYAGTSINIAGNTIDMANINVLNIDITSLMTMVAVLHLVEGILVMVDGSRGALPVFTNRDNKIIGGFALKRYWALPIALFFIVHKTGSVGLTEQVATPNWWPLLKGTSPISLVKDAALGLFAFYGVIGYNSITFTRSKKEKTFVSGTALIIYSIALFLLAQVSVYGIFYKALVLIFAPVAHELMLYYTRYLEVSGKPKYVSSDEGIMVLEVAPSSPAEEMGIRSGDLLIDVNGRKIENEQDILNASKEGSNFISFKLKNAKKEIKDVEYNKLNSNKRLGIVFVPKNIPSESTIVKLEESKFRDILNKMKDNSDNNKDDNNKDDNNSSQE, from the coding sequence ATGGACATTTTGATATACACCCTAAGATCTGTGGCGTATGCAATAACTGACCCAGAGCTTGTTTTAATATTAATTATTTTAGCGTTTATACTACATAGTCAAAATAGGAAAACAGTAACTATGCAAAAGATGATAATTGGAGAGGGTATGAATTCGCCTTTGGAACTTACTGTTTCTCAAATTGTTATTGGTATTTTTGCAGGAGCCATTGGAAGCATTATACTATCATATCTTGGAGTGGCTTTTAGTGAAAATTCCGCCATATATTTAATTTTTTTAATTTCAATTTTCTTTATGTTATGGAATCCAAAGTTCATTTGTTTTGCCTATTCAGGTGCTCTGCTGGGAGCTATAAGTTTAATTTTAGATATAATAGCAAAAAGCTATGCTGGTACAAGTATAAATATTGCTGGAAATACTATAGATATGGCTAATATAAATGTACTTAATATAGATATAACCTCTCTAATGACTATGGTTGCAGTGCTCCATTTGGTAGAAGGAATACTAGTTATGGTTGATGGCAGCAGAGGAGCTTTACCTGTGTTTACGAATAGAGATAACAAAATTATAGGTGGATTTGCCCTTAAAAGATACTGGGCTCTTCCAATAGCATTGTTTTTTATAGTTCATAAAACTGGAAGCGTTGGACTTACTGAGCAAGTGGCAACTCCAAATTGGTGGCCGCTTCTTAAAGGAACTTCTCCAATTTCGCTTGTTAAAGATGCAGCTCTTGGATTATTTGCCTTTTATGGGGTAATTGGATACAACAGCATTACTTTTACTAGAAGTAAAAAAGAAAAAACTTTTGTTTCAGGGACAGCACTTATAATTTATAGTATTGCATTATTTCTATTAGCTCAAGTGTCTGTATATGGAATTTTCTATAAAGCGTTAGTTCTAATATTTGCTCCTGTAGCTCACGAATTAATGCTGTACTATACTAGATACCTTGAGGTATCAGGTAAACCAAAATATGTTAGTTCTGATGAAGGTATTATGGTATTAGAAGTAGCACCTAGCTCACCTGCAGAAGAGATGGGAATAAGGAGTGGAGATCTACTAATAGATGTTAATGGCAGGAAAATAGAGAACGAGCAGGATATTCTCAATGCATCCAAGGAAGGTAGTAATTTTATATCCTTTAAACTTAAAAATGCTAAAAAAGAAATAAAAGATGTTGAGTACAATAAACTTAATTCTAACAAAAGGCTTGGAATAGTATTTGTGCCTAAAAATATTCCAAGTGAGAGTACTATCGTAAAACTTGAAGAATCAAAGTTTAGAGACATTCTAAATAAAATGAAAGATAATAGTGATAACAATAAAGATGATAATAATAAGGACGATAATAATAGCAGTCAGGAGTAA
- the uvrA gene encoding excinuclease ABC subunit UvrA codes for MKDKIIIKGAKVHNLKNVDLEIPRDKFVVFTGLSGSGKSSLAFDTLYAEGQRRYVESLSAYARQFLGQMNKPDVEYIEGLSPAISIDQKTTSRNPRSTVGTVTEIYDYLRLLYARIGVPHCPKCGKEIKQQTIDQMVDRIIELPERTKIQILAPIIRGRKGEHVKVLDNIKKNGFVRARIDGEIIELADEEIKLEKNIKHNIEAVVDRLVIKDDIRSRLSDSLETALTQAEGLVIVNVIGGEDILFSEKFACADCGISIDELAPRLFSFNSPFGKCDSCDGLGTLMEIDEDLVIPDKNKSIAEGAIVPWSGTSGKEDSWTYSVLKALSKEYKFSLDTPICELPKEIVDILLYGTNGHKVKVRYERESGTGEFNHAFEGVINNLKRRYFESNSDYIKNEIENYMSNSPCPKCKGDRLKPEALAVTVGGKNISDFCRLAIKEELDFIEGLKLSEKDVIISNQILKEIKSRLKFLVDVGLDYLNLARNAGTLSGGEAQRIRLATQIGSSLVGVLYILDEPSIGLHQRDNDKLIATLKHLRDLGNTLVVVEHDEDTMIASDVIVDIGPGAGENGGKVVAVGTLEDIKKCEESITGQYLSGKKKIEVPSERRAVTGKVITVAGAKENNLKNITVDFPLGVFTAVTGVSGSGKSTLVNEILFKGLHKKLNNSKDNPGRHKEILGVENIDKIIDIDQSPIGRTPRSNPATYTGVFDLIREVFSTTAESRMRGYKPGRFSFNVKGGRCEACSGDGIIKIEMQFLSDVYVPCEVCKGKRYNRETLEVKYKGKNIDEVLNMTVEEAIVFFENVPRIKNKLQTLMDVGLGYVRLGQPSTQLSGGEAQRIKLAYELSKRSTGKTLYILDEPTTGLHIDDVNRLIAILQRLTDGGNTVIVIEHNLDVIKSADYIIDLGPEGGNNGGTILCTGTPEQIAVNENSYTGQYLKKML; via the coding sequence ATGAAAGATAAAATTATAATTAAGGGTGCAAAGGTGCACAATTTAAAAAATGTAGATTTAGAGATTCCAAGAGATAAATTTGTAGTATTCACTGGCCTTTCAGGTTCTGGTAAGTCTTCTTTAGCTTTTGATACGCTTTATGCAGAAGGACAAAGAAGATATGTAGAATCACTTTCTGCTTATGCAAGACAGTTCTTAGGCCAAATGAATAAACCTGATGTAGAATATATAGAGGGTTTGTCGCCAGCTATATCTATCGACCAAAAGACCACCAGCAGAAATCCACGTTCCACGGTAGGAACTGTAACTGAGATATATGATTACTTAAGACTTCTATATGCCAGAATAGGAGTACCACATTGTCCAAAGTGCGGTAAGGAAATAAAGCAGCAGACAATAGATCAAATGGTGGATAGAATTATAGAACTGCCTGAAAGAACAAAGATACAGATCCTTGCACCTATAATAAGAGGACGAAAAGGAGAGCATGTTAAGGTTCTTGATAATATAAAGAAGAATGGCTTTGTTAGAGCTAGAATCGATGGAGAAATAATAGAGCTTGCTGATGAAGAAATTAAGCTGGAAAAAAATATAAAGCACAATATAGAAGCTGTTGTAGACAGACTTGTTATAAAAGATGATATAAGAAGCAGACTTTCAGATTCACTAGAAACTGCACTTACTCAAGCTGAAGGACTAGTTATAGTGAATGTTATTGGTGGAGAGGACATTCTATTTAGCGAAAAATTTGCCTGTGCAGATTGTGGAATAAGCATAGATGAGCTTGCTCCAAGACTGTTTTCTTTTAATTCTCCTTTTGGTAAGTGCGATAGCTGTGATGGACTAGGAACACTTATGGAAATAGATGAAGACTTGGTTATACCTGATAAAAACAAAAGTATAGCTGAAGGAGCTATTGTACCTTGGAGTGGCACCAGCGGCAAAGAAGATTCTTGGACTTACAGTGTTTTAAAGGCCTTATCAAAGGAATATAAGTTTAGTTTAGATACACCTATATGTGAGCTGCCAAAGGAAATTGTGGATATTTTACTTTATGGTACTAATGGACATAAGGTAAAGGTTAGATATGAGAGAGAGTCAGGGACTGGTGAGTTTAATCATGCTTTTGAAGGTGTAATAAACAATTTAAAGAGAAGGTACTTTGAAAGTAATTCAGATTATATAAAGAATGAAATAGAAAACTATATGAGTAATTCTCCATGTCCTAAGTGTAAGGGCGATAGGCTTAAACCTGAAGCGCTTGCAGTAACAGTTGGGGGTAAAAATATAAGTGATTTTTGCAGGTTAGCCATTAAAGAAGAATTAGATTTTATTGAGGGCTTAAAGCTTTCAGAGAAGGATGTTATAATCAGTAATCAAATATTAAAGGAAATAAAAAGCAGATTAAAGTTTTTAGTAGATGTAGGTCTTGATTATCTTAATTTGGCAAGAAATGCAGGAACTTTATCTGGGGGAGAAGCACAAAGAATAAGACTTGCTACGCAAATAGGTTCAAGCCTTGTAGGAGTACTGTATATATTGGATGAACCTAGCATAGGACTTCACCAAAGGGACAATGACAAGCTTATAGCAACACTAAAGCATCTCAGGGATTTAGGAAATACTCTTGTTGTTGTTGAACACGATGAAGATACTATGATAGCTTCTGATGTTATTGTAGATATAGGACCAGGGGCCGGTGAAAATGGAGGAAAGGTAGTTGCAGTAGGTACTCTAGAGGATATAAAAAAATGTGAAGAGTCTATTACTGGTCAGTATTTGAGCGGAAAGAAGAAGATTGAGGTCCCTAGTGAAAGAAGAGCTGTAACAGGTAAGGTAATCACCGTAGCTGGTGCTAAAGAAAATAACCTTAAAAATATAACTGTAGACTTTCCATTAGGAGTATTTACCGCTGTTACTGGAGTATCTGGATCTGGAAAGAGTACTCTTGTTAATGAAATATTATTTAAGGGACTCCATAAAAAATTAAATAACTCAAAGGATAATCCAGGAAGGCATAAGGAGATTTTAGGGGTCGAAAATATCGATAAAATTATAGATATTGATCAAAGTCCTATTGGTAGAACACCTCGTTCTAATCCTGCAACTTACACTGGGGTATTCGACCTGATTAGAGAGGTGTTTTCTACTACAGCTGAGTCCAGAATGAGGGGCTATAAGCCGGGAAGGTTCAGCTTTAATGTAAAAGGCGGAAGGTGTGAAGCCTGCAGTGGTGATGGCATTATAAAGATTGAGATGCAGTTCTTGTCTGATGTTTATGTGCCATGTGAGGTTTGTAAAGGAAAAAGGTACAACAGAGAGACGTTGGAGGTAAAATATAAGGGCAAAAACATTGATGAAGTTCTTAATATGACTGTAGAAGAAGCTATAGTATTTTTTGAAAATGTACCTAGAATTAAGAATAAGTTACAAACGCTTATGGATGTGGGCTTAGGTTATGTAAGACTTGGGCAGCCATCTACACAACTATCTGGAGGAGAGGCTCAAAGAATTAAACTCGCTTATGAGCTTTCAAAGAGAAGTACTGGAAAGACACTTTATATTCTAGATGAGCCTACTACAGGACTTCATATAGATGACGTGAACAGGCTTATAGCAATACTTCAAAGACTTACAGATGGTGGAAATACTGTAATAGTTATTGAGCATAATCTTGATGTGATAAAGTCCGCTGATTATATTATTGACTTAGGTCCTGAAGGAGGCAATAATGGGGGAACTATTCTTTGCACAGGTACCCCTGAGCAAATTGCAGTGAATGAAAATTCTTATACAGGACAATATTTAAAAAAGATGTTATAA
- a CDS encoding peptidoglycan D,D-transpeptidase FtsI family protein: MENDISINIKKVMIVFLLCFISIISYITYFELFKAQDIAKSQYNKRLWAIRNEVLRGTIYDRNMKPLTKSDRVNTETQKREYTGGALFAHALGYVDIKYGMTGLENTYDPDLMHAQSQSLIEYIKNKGKAEEKIGRNLKTTLDYNVQKTAFDMLGDNRGAVVALNPKTGEVLALVSKPSFDPNDLANSWADLNKEGSNRPLLNRATSGLYPPGSTFKTVTSVSALENIKGITTRRFEDKGKIYFNNKYSLNNFGGEVLGNIGFKEAYYESSNAFFGTIGMELGNDKLKETAEKFYFNKNIPSEGLVIENSKFPKVPKTEPGNIAQTAIGQGADLATPMEMALVASTIANDGVMMRPSLVKEVIDPKGNLVRSIEPQILSNVTSKDNAAIMKDYMRAVVTNGTGGNAEVPGIKVAGKTGTADHNDEPNSIPHSWFIGFAPYDNPQIAVAVIVEDGGQGGIAAAKIAGQVMKSALKK, encoded by the coding sequence ATGGAAAATGATATATCAATTAATATAAAAAAGGTTATGATAGTATTTTTACTTTGCTTTATAAGTATAATTTCCTACATAACATATTTCGAACTTTTTAAAGCTCAGGATATTGCTAAGAGTCAGTATAATAAAAGACTTTGGGCAATTAGAAATGAGGTTCTTAGAGGTACAATTTATGATAGAAATATGAAGCCACTAACCAAGAGTGATAGAGTTAATACAGAAACTCAGAAAAGGGAGTATACAGGTGGTGCTCTGTTTGCTCATGCCCTTGGATACGTAGATATTAAATACGGCATGACTGGATTAGAAAACACCTATGACCCAGATTTAATGCATGCACAGAGCCAAAGTTTAATAGAGTATATAAAAAATAAGGGTAAGGCTGAAGAAAAGATAGGAAGGAACTTAAAGACAACCTTGGATTATAATGTTCAAAAGACTGCCTTTGATATGCTGGGAGATAATAGAGGTGCAGTGGTGGCGTTAAATCCAAAGACAGGAGAAGTTCTTGCACTTGTATCAAAGCCTTCTTTTGATCCTAATGATTTGGCTAATTCTTGGGCTGATTTAAATAAGGAAGGCAGCAATAGACCGTTACTTAATAGAGCAACTTCAGGACTTTATCCTCCGGGATCAACCTTTAAAACTGTTACTTCAGTAAGTGCTTTAGAGAATATAAAGGGTATAACCACAAGAAGATTTGAAGATAAGGGTAAGATATATTTTAATAACAAGTACTCTTTAAATAATTTTGGTGGAGAAGTACTTGGCAATATAGGATTCAAGGAGGCATATTATGAGTCAAGTAATGCTTTTTTTGGAACTATAGGTATGGAGCTTGGAAATGATAAGCTTAAGGAAACGGCTGAAAAGTTTTATTTTAATAAAAATATCCCTTCAGAGGGATTAGTTATTGAGAACAGCAAATTTCCCAAAGTTCCTAAGACTGAACCTGGAAATATAGCTCAAACTGCTATAGGACAGGGAGCTGATTTGGCAACTCCTATGGAAATGGCCCTTGTAGCAAGTACAATTGCTAATGATGGTGTTATGATGAGACCATCTTTAGTTAAGGAAGTTATTGATCCAAAGGGAAATCTAGTAAGAAGCATAGAACCTCAGATTCTTTCAAATGTAACTTCTAAGGATAATGCAGCTATTATGAAGGATTATATGAGAGCGGTTGTTACAAATGGAACTGGAGGAAATGCAGAGGTTCCAGGAATAAAAGTAGCAGGAAAAACAGGGACTGCGGATCATAATGATGAGCCTAATTCAATTCCTCACTCCTGGTTTATAGGTTTTGCACCTTACGACAATCCACAGATAGCTGTAGCTGTTATTGTAGAAGACGGTGGTCAGGGAGGAATAGCTGCTGCAAAAATTGCTGGGCAAGTTATGAAATCAGCACTTAAAAAGTAA